In Seriola aureovittata isolate HTS-2021-v1 ecotype China chromosome 24, ASM2101889v1, whole genome shotgun sequence, the following proteins share a genomic window:
- the LOC130165251 gene encoding carboxy-terminal domain RNA polymerase II polypeptide A small phosphatase 1-like: MDNPSSVITQVSRDEEGSKAAGERGSSPSLSSKKPRSRGLFSSLFCCLCRDQPEPPPVNNNAPLLVEENGTVSKIQVKPLLPPAKSKDSGKICVVIDLDETLVHSSFKPVNNADFIIPVEIDGTVHQVYVLKRPHVDEFLKRMGELFECVLFTASLAKYADPVSDLLDKWGAFRCRLFRESCVFHRGNYVKDLSRLGRDLNKVIIVDNSPASYIFHPDNAVPVASWFDDMSDTELLDLIPFFERLSKVDNVYSVLKHQGAAS, encoded by the exons ATGGACAATCCGTCCTCAGTAATCACCCAAGTCAGCCGGGATGAAGAGGGAAGTAAAGCCGCAGGAGAGAGGG gttcctctccctctctgtcctccaagAAGCCCAGGAGCAGAGGCCTCTTCTCCAGCCTCTTCTGCTGCCTGTGTCGGGACCAGCCTGAACCCCCACCAGTCAACAACAACGCCCCTCTGCTGGTCGAAGAGAACGGAACCGTCTCCAAG ATCCAGGTGAAGCCACTGCTTCCTCCAGCGAAGTCAAAAGACTCTGGAAAGATCTGCGTGGTTATAGATCTGGACGAGACGTTAGTTCACAGCTCGTTTAAG CCTGTGAACAATGCAGATTTCATCATTCCTGTGGAAATAGATGGAACGGTACACCAG GTGTATGTCCTGAAGCGGCCCCACGTCGATGAGTTCCTGAAGAGGATGGGGGAACTGTTTGAGTGTGTCCTGTTCACTGCCAGTTTAGCCAAG tatGCAGACCCAGTCTCTGATCTCCTGGACAAGTGGGGCGCTTTCCGCTGTCGCCTCTTCCGGGAGTCCTGCGTCTTCCACAGAGGAAATTATGTTAAGGACCTGAGTCGCCTGGGTCGTGACCTCAACAAGGTCATCATCGTGGACAACTCCCCGGCCTCCTACATCTTCCACCCCGACAACGCA GTGCCTGTGGCCTCGTGGTTCGACGACATGTCCGACACCGAGCTGCTGGACCTCATCCCATTCTTCGAGAGGCTGAGCAAAGTGGACAACGTCTACTCAGTCCTCAAGCACCAGGGGGCCGCAAGCTAA